GGATGCAGACCACGCCCGGGTACACTTCGCAGATGAGGAAGGCCATGCCGCACATGATGGCGACCGAAGGGTTCGGCGTGTTCTACAAAGGCCTGGCGCCTCTATGGGGCCGGCAGGTGCCGTACACCATGATGAAGTTTTCCTCGTTCGAGAAGACGCTGGAGTACCTGTACGCGAATGTGGTGCCGAAACCGAGGGCCGAGTGCACGAAGGCGGAGCAGCTGGTGCTGACGTTCACGGCCGGCTACATCGCGGGCGTGCTGTGCGCGATCGTGTCGCACCCCTCGGACACGATCGTGTCCAAGCTGAACAAGGACCCGAGCGCGACGATCGGCGGGATCATCAACGAGGTGGGCATGGTGGGCATCTGGCGGGGGCTGGTGGCGCGCATCGTGATGATCGGCACGCTGACGGGGCTGCAGTGGTTCGTGTACGACGCCTTCAAGGTGTACACGAAGatgccgcgcccgccgcccgccgacATGCCCGAGTCGCTGCGAAAGAAGCTCGCCGCCCGGAAGTAGCTCCTCCCGCCGCCCGCCCGAGTCCGTCACGTGTCGTAAATTAAGCATGCGGTGAATCATGATCGCTGTGTTACATAAcatgtatttaatattttataataatatatccCGTATTATAAAGATTTGTTGtgtgattaaatatatttttcactCAATTACGTGACAAATAATAGCACATACACTTGGAGGAAAATATGAATATCGTAACACAAATGAAATAATCAAGTTATGAGAACACTCATTCGGGGATTCGTCGGGATATAATATTACTTGGAATAAAGACGTTATTGTACATTTCCGATATTCTTATCGGCGAGTGTACACACCCGGCGAGGGAACAAAAAGATTTGTTTAGGGACTAGCGTGAAAACGAAAAATAAGAATCCTTTTATTGGAAAGCAATTCCTCACCAGTTATCTACACTATATTGGGAAATACGAACGGAAAAACAGATTATAATAGCACGAGACGCTCGTATACAAAGGAGGTCTGGATCCTCGGGGTGGGCAATAACAATAATATGGGGATTTATCTGAGCATCGTGCGCCACTTACCGGATTTAGCCGGGCGATCCGGTAAAGTGACCTCCGGTAATAGCGCGCGAGCCCGACTATGTTTTATAAGTGGCGGATCGGATCCGCGGACCGCCATGGCCCCCATTTAACATAATCTCGGAGTTATCTGCTGTCCGCGAGAGATATCATTCGCTTTTTACGATATACTGCGGCCGGCTACTATGTTTATCGATGGGTGTATTTAGGGGGAACTTAACCTTTCAAGTTTAGTGTCTTATTATTTAACTGTAATACAGACAACACAACCTAGAAAATAGAAACACAATTTCACAACTGTGTATTCAGGCTGTGTTGAAGTCGCTCCTCTTAAAAGCAATTAACTACTTTATATTGTTtaaaactttcatggtcactaacatcgttcgttcgttccacccgaaagaatagaatagaataacgtttattttgctgccacatgaatacacatacatacataaaataaacgGTCAACATTACAGAACCAgtcaaaagacgtccactgctggacaaaggcctcccccaaggatttccacaaagaccggtcctgcgccgctcgcatccaggcacctcccgcgaccttcaccagaccgTCGGCCCACTTAGGCctgaggcctgcccacgctacgtcttgcggctcgtggtcgccactcaagaactttcctgccccagcggccatcaaaatcaaaatcaaaatcaaaattttctttatttgtttagactaattaaattagtaggtacttgcaaatcgtcaaatgctcttaaggagcctatacatgtctcattctttttttgccctaccagcgcttcgagacaaacatttggcaagtgctgagaagaagcgccgcaacaaactcagtcaccactgtctgccggtttaaaaatataaaaaagtaggaagttacaatacagtcagaagcaagttacttaccacgcgctcccgttgatagaaggtggcctttaagacgtccatctagcacgagaccgcgtggcagttttgaatatatttatttagtgccgtgctaatttctaggttaattgttgcgttttgatacatatatattttatgtcagatatatctttccttgaccagtccccgaaggcagcgcctgttcacagacatgacgtgtgaaccagccatcgcttcactcgaccatattatcagctctacgagctatgtgccccgcccactgccacttgattttagcgattctgcgggctatgtcagtcactctggttctcctacggatctcctcatttctgattcgatcacgcagggaaactccgagcatagcacgctccatcgccctttcgggtcactaacataataataattatttacgggattaccatgtaccttaattttgagtttcggatattttggcactgttgcaagcgccatggtcacggagtaataACTACTACCTATTACACTCCAAAGTATTAAAGGTAAAGGCTAATTCAGTTCCCTCTTTGtccaatttaaaattgaaagtgAAGGagctattttcttatttttatgcaaACAAAAGTATCTAGCTAAGGCGTTATTCCGTCACGAACCCATTGCGGCCAGTCTGCAGTAAAATCTTCAGGCCCTCGCCCGAGCACGTTCTGTGGTTTTGTGTAAGttcaaatttaaattatgtatttatttaaatttatatcaatctCAGGGATGGATAGGTAAAGCTTTATCACTCCAGGACAGCTTTTCTGGTAATGATTGTACTTGTACGTGTAGGTACTACATGTAGACGTGAAATTGAATTTTTGTTTTGGTTGATCTATAGGTTAAAACTTACTCACATAGGTGAACCACCAATTCAAGCTTCACCCAAAGTCATACCTAAATAGTTTTCGGTTCCCAATATAGTAGTAGACTCCGTGACTTGCACTTCAGTGAGTAGTGAGTTAACGCGTCTGGGCTGGGGTCTTTGTGTATTTCGAGCAGAATTAACTTAGCTACTTCTTTCcaccaattttaaaaatattcaacgTAGCTAATAAAGTGACTGTATTAGTCTCTGCTCGTCACGTACGCTAATTTAGATTTTGAGGTTCATACTACAGAAGACAGCACATTAAGTAAAACATTGATGCATCTTGTGTAGTTGTAATTGGTACTATTTCTCAACCAAAATGTTGCTGGCGATTGTAACATTCGAACTTGCGACGTGACTCGCGCGAACTTCGACAACTTGCGAATCGAATTTTTGTTGCATTCGGAAACATTTTTAATATCGCCGCATTCGCCGCATACTGACTTCTCGTTCCACAAAAAGGGAACGACAGAGGGCTTAGTGCGATTTTACGTTTTTGATGAGTGTGTACGGTTTATTTTGTTTACGTAACTACTACGGCAATGCTGGAAGCTTGTGGGGTTCATAAATGATAAGGTACATTTTTCATTGAGTTCTCTTTTGACTTTCACACACTTTCTGGCATGTGGACCAAAGTAATCCAGAATCCACCAGTGTAGGACTTAAAGTTTTCAAAAATTTTCTGAGTTACAAATAAGTCTGTTAAACAGCAGACAGTTGCACAGACCTGGGCCTTCTGAATCCACTTTAGCTCCTACTCGTATAGATTTTGCCCAAAGAAGTGACTTCGGAATAGTCGAGTAAGTAACCTCGCGTGATTTCTTCGACGAATTCAAATGTAAAGCTTTAAAGTTTCGCCTGAAAATTATTCGGAGGAATTTCTAAAATGTATGGTACCTACTAACTAGTATGAGTATGTTGTCTTCGTATAGATCTCCTCATAAGCTCTTGAACTCATGAAAATAACTTTTCGTGACAGTATTATTGACGTTAGAATCTCATTAAATGGTTTATAAGTAGTTACTTAAATTATTTGTgcatgtattaatttattttagtctcTTTCTAACAAACTTCCAGACATTAAAATGACATAGGTAGTTTCTTACAATGTGGCTTCTCATTTAGTTACTCCACTATCTGCTCAAGTCGGCGCTTAATGCCGTTCGTGAATATTCCAGGAAATATCACTAGTAACCCAATTTTGTCGGTATGCAGGCATAGGGAGGCAATATCTCACTATCGATAAactgtttaatatttttaggcATGTTATGATTATGCTGTCGCATAGATGTTGCAAGAAATAGCAAATTCCCAAGGGCGTCACAgtaaaaacattcctttatgcCCTAAAAGTTTGGGAAGACCTTGAATAGACAAAGAAATAATGCACATACTACTGGTGCTCCTGAAATATTTCATAGACGAATAATGACTGACTCTGAACACAGACCGTAAACTGAATAAGAAAACCTACATAGCCTAGTTTATTTACGTACCGCTTTACAAGATTACTGGAAAGATCGAGACTTTCACAAAAGCGACATGGATATTTCCACACGTTTCTATTACTTGAAAAAGTCATCCGATATTAAGATTTCGCATTTTCGCCACTGATGTTATCGATAGTTCAATACATCGTTGCATCCCTATGCAGGCATCCCGTTTGAAGCGAGCTGAAACGATTTCCATGTCGGTGCGTTCAAATATCACCTCTGCACACAAACGCTAAGGTGCATCAGCGACTAGGCTATACAGCTTGTAACCGACTTTGTGCCATGTAAGAAATTCATGTTTAAGCTTGGGAACAATGTTAGAACTTGTTTTCCCCGAATGAAGTTACGTAAAACGGGAGGCGTTCGGAGCACTGAACAGGCATTTTCTGTCCGCTCTATCATAGTTCTCATCTTCATCCTTCCGGTAAGATTTTTAGCAAGAACAAACTAAATAAAAGAGGTAATACATGTAGAAGTTGTAAGTATGACAACGCTACTCTGTTGAAGTCCATAAATTATGTTAATTGGTGCTAATTGCCACCGTAACTACGAGTATACCTAATGATTCGCTCACTTTTCCTgcgtgtgtgtatgtgtgcttTTAGTGACATACCATACATACCAAATCATAGCGTTTAAGGTAAGATTTGAATCTACAACATTTCATTTGGCGACTTACGTCTTGTCTGAAGTAGTTCCCTGAAAATATAAAAGTAGGCACTTAACAAACTCATTGTTAAGAGAGAATATTCTCTTTCATTAAATATTCCGTCTAAAGGACATTTCGAATAATTGAAATCGCTTCAACCGTCTTAATCCCCGAGATATTCTTTTGAAACTATCTGCTTCACGCACTGAATGCTTTGAGCGTATTAAATTCCATCTTAATCGCTTCATAAGTTAGCTCGCTATAAAACTTGAAAGTGCTCAGAGCATTCCTTGGAAATCAAATAACTTGCAAGCAAGAATCGAATCCGATAAACTGCAAGTGGAATAATTGAAAAAGTTGTGTTTTAAACGGTCGCCGCGCTGGTGGCGCTCGTGGACCCGGGTACAGTTGATCGTGTCACAGTTTAATAAGTCCTACAGCTGTTTAACAAAAGTATTTCTACAGAAACACAGTGTAGATTTGGAGGAAGCTACCCAAAATTCAAGTTGCAACTAATCTTTCGTCCATTAAAATGCTAGTAAAACTTAAATTACGATCAATCGAAGGAAATTTCATTTCACAGTAGTGGAGTGGTTTTCAATAGCTATCAAGTCAACTGCTTCTTAAAAAAAACATCAGAATTTTTACCGTATTGCGACGCATATCGTCGTTATGGCGTGTGTCATGCCATGTTGTGATGTCATAGATTTATGATGCGtcgtcatattattatcatgttTATGTGTAAGAGCCCTAAACCACTGTAGGGATGCGAAGCTGTGGAGCGCTGCGGGCCGCGACACTGGAACTGAATTAAGCCAGCGCGACAGTAGCGAGTTTGTAAACTGGGGGCTTGATGTAGATCGCTGGAAGCGGCCATATCGTTAGTTAAAACTTTGCCTGTTGCTGAAGTTCGGATTAGAATGGAGACTACGTGCCAGAAGACGCAGTTTACAGTGATCCCGCAACACGGAGCGGCTATCGGGGAAACTTATGGCCTGGCTTAGATTAGTGTATTGCAAACGGGGTAAGTAGGTAAACCAGGTCAGCAA
The Ostrinia nubilalis chromosome 16, ilOstNubi1.1, whole genome shotgun sequence DNA segment above includes these coding regions:
- the LOC135079463 gene encoding solute carrier family 25 member 3-like — protein: MAKPKEEFSCEMFSNKFFMLCGAGGAVACGATHTFVTPLDLVKCRLQVDPAKYKSIFKGFGISFKEGGMANLVKGWAPTLIGYSLQGAAKFSGYEYFKYKFATMVDEETAYLYRTYMYLAASASAELIADILLCPFEATKVRMQTTPGYTSQMRKAMPHMMATEGFGVFYKGLAPLWGRQVPYTMMKFSSFEKTLEYLYANVVPKPRAECTKAEQLVLTFTAGYIAGVLCAIVSHPSDTIVSKLNKDPSATIGGIINEVGMVGIWRGLVARIVMIGTLTGLQWFVYDAFKVYTKMPRPPPADMPESLRKKLAARK